The following coding sequences lie in one Lemur catta isolate mLemCat1 chromosome 11, mLemCat1.pri, whole genome shotgun sequence genomic window:
- the BET1 gene encoding BET1 homolog codes for MRRAGLGEGVPPGNYGNYGYANSGYNACEEENERLTESLRSKVTAIKSLSIEIGHEVKNQNKLLAEMDSQFDSTTGFLGKTMGRLKILSRGSQTKLLCYMMLFSLFVFFVIYWIIKLR; via the exons ATGAGGCGTGCAGGCCTGG GTGAAGGAGTCCCCCCTGGCAACTATGGGAATTATGGCTATGCTAATAGTGGGTATAATGcctgtgaagaagaaaatgagagactCACTGAAAGTCTGAGAAGCAAAGTAACTGCTATAAAATCT CTTTCCATTGAAATAGGCCATgaagttaaaaatcaaaataaattattagctGAAATG GATTCACAATTTGATTCTACAACTGGATTTCTAGGTAAAACTATGGGAAGACTCAAGATTTTATCCAGAGGGAGCCAAACAAAGCTGCTGTGCTATATGATGCTGTtttcattatttgtcttttttgtcatttattgGATTATTAAACTGAGGTGA